The Tautonia plasticadhaerens nucleotide sequence GGGGGCCGGTCGTCCCGTCTCCGAATCGGTTCGATCGTAGCCGCCCCGGCCGGTCGGGGCCAGGGGACGACCGCCTCGCCCGGACCACGCGACCCCATCGGCCGTGCCGGTCTGGCCTCTCCCGCGAGGACCCTACGACTCTGTCCCCGAAGGGCGGGAGGGGGCCGGGCCCGTGGGGCGGCGGATGGCACGCGGGGCCCGGCGAGTCGTCGGGGTCCCCCTCACCCGGGCTTCGCCCGCCCTCTCCCCCGCGGACGGGGGCGAGGGTCGGGAGGCGGTCTGGGTCAGCCGAGGGAGGCGGCCTCAGCGGGGGACGAGGTCGCGGAGGGAGTCGAGCCGGTGGAGGTCGCGGCGGACCTCCTCCAGGGCGGCGTCCAGGTCGACCTCGCCGCCGGGTCGTCGGGGGGCGGGGTCGACGGCCATCGGCGAGGGGGACCGGGCCGGGGCGGGGGGCCCGTCGGAGGCGAACGCCCGGGTGTCGTCGCCCTCGGCGGAGGAGGGATCATCCTCCCCGGGGGACCGGGGGCCGAGGCCCATCGACCGGACGTGGTCGACGAACGTGCGGACGGGCTTCGATTCCCAGATTCGGCGCGCCGGCTCGTATCGCTCGGAGAGGGCGAGCAGGTGGGAGGTCCCGACCTGGCCGCCGACCCAGCCGCCGGCCTTGAGGTACTCGGGGGAGTACTGCTGGATCCCGGCGGCGAGGAAGGCCACCACGACCGCCCCCTTGCCGGCGCCGAACAGGAAGCCGGCCGACTGGTCGCCCCGGTGCGCCGGCCGGGCCACGCCCGAGGCCGCCCGCTCCCGGGCCATCCGTCGAGAGTAGGCCGACAGCAGGCCGGTGGCCGTGCCGCTGAGGACGACGTACGAGCCGACCGCGGCGACCCACCAGAGGATGCGGTCGAGCAGCTCGGGGCTCATCGAGGTCATCCGCTCGGCGGCGATCGGCCGGGCCAGGTCCCGCAACGGTCCGGCGAGGTAGACGCCGCCGACGAGCCCCCCCAGGCGGATCGCCTGCGAGAAGAAGCCCCGGAACCAGCCCCGGAGGGCCGATACCAGCACGATCGCACCCAGGATGAGGTCCATTCCCATCGGTTTCCGTCCTTCCTCCCCAGGAGCGACACCCGGCCCTACCAAGCAGTTCGGCCGCCGGGGTCGGATCTTGAGGGCAAGCCGCCGCGATCGGCGGGCGTCCTCGCGTCCGATGGTCCGGGGGAGGCCGCCGGCCCCCCCCAATCATTCGGTACGATCGGCCGGGGCACAAGGCCGGTCGGCGCCGGAGTCGGCCGGTCGGGGGGGCGGCACCGCCCGTGCGTGCCATCTTCGGCTTGCCATCGGCGACGGAACCCCGAGAATGAAGACGCCGGGGCCCCCCGCCCGAAGGGGGACGGCCCCGCCCGCACGGAGGCACGCCCCTCGCCCGGACACCCGCAACGGCCGCCCCCGAACGCCCGATCGGGGCGAGGGCCAGGAGCCCGAGACATGGATGCCACCGCCGCCCCCGACGCCTCCGCGTCGGCCTCCCCGGGGCCGCCGACGGCCCGCCCGGCGGATTCGGCCCCGACCCCGGACGCCCGGGCGGAGGGCCCGAACCCCGGCCCTCCCCCCCGCCCCCCGGAAGACTCGCCGGTCCGCAAGCTGGGGGAGCAGTTCTTCGACGCCGTGGCCGAGGTCGGCAACCTGGCGGTCTTCTCGGGCCTGACCCTGATGTGGCTGGTCCGTCGACGCCCGAGGTGGTCGACCCTGGTGCCGAACTTCTACGTCATCGGCGTCAAGAGCATGCCCGTGGTGGCCGTGACCGGCACCTTCATCGGCATGGTCCTGGCCGTGCAGGCCCACCGCCAGTTCGAGGCGATGGGGATGGAGACCCGCCTGGGCTCGGTCATCAACATCTCGCTCGTCAAGGAGCTGGGCCCGGTGCTGGCGGCCACCATGCTCGCCGGCCGGGTCGGCTCGGCCATGGCCGCCGAGCTGGGCACGATGCGGGTGACCGAGCAGGTCGACGCCCTCGACGTGCTCGGCGCCAACCCGATCGCCTACCTCGCCGTCCCCCGGCTGCTGGCCTGCGTCCTCTTGATCCCCCTG carries:
- a CDS encoding CvpA family protein; translation: MGMDLILGAIVLVSALRGWFRGFFSQAIRLGGLVGGVYLAGPLRDLARPIAAERMTSMSPELLDRILWWVAAVGSYVVLSGTATGLLSAYSRRMARERAASGVARPAHRGDQSAGFLFGAGKGAVVVAFLAAGIQQYSPEYLKAGGWVGGQVGTSHLLALSERYEPARRIWESKPVRTFVDHVRSMGLGPRSPGEDDPSSAEGDDTRAFASDGPPAPARSPSPMAVDPAPRRPGGEVDLDAALEEVRRDLHRLDSLRDLVPR
- a CDS encoding MlaE family ABC transporter permease; this encodes MDATAAPDASASASPGPPTARPADSAPTPDARAEGPNPGPPPRPPEDSPVRKLGEQFFDAVAEVGNLAVFSGLTLMWLVRRRPRWSTLVPNFYVIGVKSMPVVAVTGTFIGMVLAVQAHRQFEAMGMETRLGSVINISLVKELGPVLAATMLAGRVGSAMAAELGTMRVTEQVDALDVLGANPIAYLAVPRLLACVLLIPLLTLMADFMGIIGGAVVSTQMLGVDSYHYWAHSRAFVGGLDIFAGVFKSYFFGAAIALISCHRGFNCSAGAEGVGKAATEAFVTSFVAILFLDFCLGLMWNKLYVAIWPNSGTLI